The genomic segment ttcatcttccaaattcaaTTGTACTTCTgtctcttcatctttttgGAATTGTAACACAAGGAACGGATAAGTAGTTTGACCTTGGCGCAATGGTGGTTCTATGGATAAAACCACTAAATGGTTAATATCATCTGCCTTCGGTAAGGAAACGATTCTTTGTATCTGGCGATGCTGTAATTTGTATTCATAAGTCTTACCTCTAAGTCTGATAGAGTTTTTGTAAATATCGATATCGTAACGACCTCTTGGAGTGGCAAAGAAAACGTCTTGGAAAGATACGATAGAATCCCCAGAAACCTCACCGATATCTgccttttctttcaattcctcaTGGAAGGCCTCTGCAGCAGTTTTTTCCTCCTTAACCATatcaacatcttcattttcgCCATTTTCACCCTCTTCTTTCTTGACACCATTTGcctcttcaccttcaccttcaccttccGCTTTaacttcaccttcaccttcagccttaacttcaccttctttcttAACATCATCCTCAGTTTTAACAAATccatcctcttcttcttcattcgTTACAGTTCCCGGAACATATAATCTCATTTCCACTAATTCATCACCTGCAGGTTGATAGTTCTCATCTGCTAAGTTAAATTCAATTGCCACCTCTGTCTTTGAAGTCAAATTAGTGTTATTGATACGGGCATATGGAACCTCAAAGGAAGGTCTACCGTTGAGTGCGAAaaccatttcatttctCGCCAAATCAGCTTTCCCCCAATTCCATCCACGTAACGAATGTTCTTTTGGTTCTACTTGCACGTTAAACCTTCTGTGGAAATCATTCTTGATCaaattaaaatcatcaGGTGCAAATCCATCTAATTGTACAACACCTTGATTCTTGGTATTAACCTTAAGCTCAAATCCACGACACCCTCTACTCCATTGTACGGTAGAAAGTTCAGTTGCCGGCAGTAAGAATGGTTGCTTCGTCTGATTAGCTGCTGAACCACCGGTATTAGCAGATTTCCAACCTAACCCAGAATCTGCAATACGGAATCTACCGTTGAACTTGGATTGATTCAAATATATCCTATCGAAATCTGTACTCATACTCAAATGTAGAGTGAACAACTCTTTCCTTCACTTCCTTTTCGAACAGATTAATTGTGTGCTATACGGTTGATGAACCTCTTTCTGTTATATAAAGCGCGTTAAGTCTTCAATGACGATGAGTACTCGTAAAACATGATATACGTATTATTTAAGGAGAGGATACTCGGCGGCTaaatccttttcatatttAAGCTTTATATGCGGATTGGACGCCCTTCATGAAGGCAACCAAACCCACAGCACCTGGGTCTTCCACGTTCGAGGAGTCTCCAACGTATGAGGCCCTACCGAATTTGGCTTCCTTGCCGGCGGTGGCTTTAGCACCCTTTTCAGCAGCAGCTACTGCCTTGCCGAAATCCTTCGAAGCGGAgaattctttgatgaatGGCTCTAGGGCATCGATCATTGTAGATGCACCTGGTCTTGCCTTTGTGTATTTATAAAGTGTCTCCAAAGCGATATCGAAGGCTTTAGCGGCCAATTCTGGTGTCACTTGAGTGTCCTTACCGTTGCATGCTTGGATCAATCCATGAGAAAACCCTGAGATCAAAATCGAGTAAAGACCACCAGAGGTACCACCCATGGAACTTTCGATGGAATCCGAAATCTGTGCAGTAGCCTCTGACAAAGACTTACGAGACAATTTAGGTAATTGGTCAGTAATACCCTTGACACCAGCTACTAAAGTGTAACCACAGTCACCATCACCCACCTTGTTGTCCAGGGATGTAATGTGTGGTTCTGCTTCAATTACGCCATTTGCACCAGCTTTCATCCACTCAGCAAACTTTTCGTAGTCGTAGGCACCGGCGTCCTTAACTTTAACCTCGTTGGTAAACAGGTCTTCATTGAAAGATGGGCCCTTGTCACCTGGAACTGAAGTAACCGGCCAACCAGGTGCGTCAGTAGGTGCATTGATCAAATCTAGTACAGAGTTGATCTCAGAGAAATGTGATTTGAGTTGCTTAGAGGCACCACTAGCATTCAACAGAGTCAATCCAAACCCGTTACCGTTGAACGAAGTCATAACGGTACCAGTAATGACCTGCACAGGTTCAATTCCATAAtgctttttcaaaaggtcTACCGTGATAGATGCAATTGCAGAAATAATGAAGTTGGAGACACCACCCAAATTGTTAACCAAAAGTActacttcatcatctttaccaaAGTCTACAAAATGTCTGTCCTTATCGTTAGGGTCTAGCATCTTGGGTAGCATTTGCTTTTCGATCAACTCTTCTGTACTTGGAATTGGTTCCAAGACATGGACACCAGGCTCGTTGTGAATACCCATACCCAATTCCATTTGTTTAGAATTCAATTCagtttcaaattttctacCTGGCACTTTACAATGATCCAAGGAACTGTTAATGGAAACCAGATGATCATTGACGATGTGTGCGACCTTTTCAGCACCTTCGATACCGTATTTCTCAGAGTACTTTTCAGAAAAGGCACCTACAGATTTGTGAACAAGCACGGTACCTGCAAGAGCTCTTCTGCCGACCATACCACCTTTCTCTCTACCGACTGCAACATCATCAGTCACTGTC from the Zygosaccharomyces rouxii strain CBS732 chromosome B complete sequence genome contains:
- the POB3 gene encoding FACT complex subunit POB3 (highly similar to uniprot|Q04636 Saccharomyces cerevisiae YML069W POB3 facilitates RNA Polymerase II transcription elongation), producing MSTDFDRIYLNQSKFNGRFRIADSGLGWKSANTGGSAANQTKQPFLLPATELSTVQWSRGCRGFELKVNTKNQGVVQLDGFAPDDFNLIKNDFHRRFNVQVEPKEHSLRGWNWGKADLARNEMVFALNGRPSFEVPYARINNTNLTSKTEVAIEFNLADENYQPAGDELVEMRLYVPGTVTNEEEEDGFVKTEDDVKKEGEVKAEGEGEVKAEGEGEGEEANGVKKEEGENGENEDVDMVKEEKTAAEAFHEELKEKADIGEVSGDSIVSFQDVFFATPRGRYDIDIYKNSIRLRGKTYEYKLQHRQIQRIVSLPKADDINHLVVLSIEPPLRQGQTTYPFLVLQFQKDEETEVQLNLEDEDFEANYKDKLKREYDAKTHIVVSHVLKGLTGRRVMVPGEYKSKYDQCAVSCSYKANEGYLYPLDNAFFFLTKPTLYIPFMDVSSVNISRAGQASTSSRTFDLEVTLRGNRGSTTFANISKEEQQLLEQFLKARNLRVKNEDKEAQERLQSALGSDSDEGDINMGSAGEDEESADEEFRADSEDDDDLAEEYNSAADDSSEEEEDRPSKKAKTD
- the DAK1 gene encoding dihydroxyacetone kinase (uniprot|Q9HFC5 Zygosaccharomyces rouxii dak1 Dihydroxyacetone kinase), producing the protein MSGMKSFEVSDPVDHCLKGFALANPSLTLVPGEKIIFRNIDKGKVGLIAGGGTGHEPTHAGFVGKGGLSAAVCGEIFASPSTKQILNAIQLVAQNASGVLLIVKNYTGDVLHFGLSAERARALGIDCRVMTVTDDVAVGREKGGMVGRRALAGTVLVHKSVGAFSEKYSEKYGIEGAEKVAHIVNDHLVSINSSLDHCKVPGRKFETELNSKQMELGMGIHNEPGVHVLEPIPSTEELIEKQMLPKMLDPNDKDRHFVDFGKDDEVVLLVNNLGGVSNFIISAIASITVDLLKKHYGIEPVQVITGTVMTSFNGNGFGLTLLNASGASKQLKSHFSEINSVLDLINAPTDAPGWPVTSVPGDKGPSFNEDLFTNEVKVKDAGAYDYEKFAEWMKAGANGVIEAEPHITSLDNKVGDGDCGYTLVAGVKGITDQLPKLSRKSLSEATAQISDSIESSMGGTSGGLYSILISGFSHGLIQACNGKDTQVTPELAAKAFDIALETLYKYTKARPGASTMIDALEPFIKEFSASKDFGKAVAAAEKGAKATAGKEAKFGRASYVGDSSNVEDPGAVGLVAFMKGVQSAYKA